TCTCCGATCCCCCCACTCCAgggcccgtgggcacccacccattttcccccagccctttcaGCACTACCTCattctgctgcttatcctcctgcagccaggccaccatctgggcgtagtgctttcccaactgcaaaacaatgggcgtcccatgcgggcggctgggctggggacctgggcaccctcgcccctccccagccccaaggcCGTGCCCACTCGCTACCCcactgctccagggcactgggagacTGGGTGACTCACAAGGCCAGGCATAGGGAAGTCATGGACGCCCCCATATTCTAGGGAAAATGTCCTCCCCAATCACGCTTTTGCCCACAGTCACTGGGCAACTGGCGCCAGATGATgctccttgagcagggggctcGGACAAGACAAGacgacctccagaagtcccttcaaacctctcagccccagccgacacacctctgggacatgggcagagcagaggacacCAACCTTACTGTTGAGCTTCTGTATCGTATCATGCAGATCCTGATGGATCTCCCCCTGCATGCggacagcagagcagaggctcagggtctgcagccccagcccccacagACCGGGAGCCACTCCACACCACCTCcgctccttgctgcttaccattggtgtggagctctgcacagaatcTTGGCTGGCTCCTTGATCAGTGCCCGGAGCCTCAGCTTCCTGCGGGAATGGGGAACCATCAGATTCCCTGCCACAGACATACGCCCCCTCGCACGTGGCgctgccccagcttcccatgtCCCAGCGCCCATCAGCCATCTGCACACCCGCACCTGGCCAGGATCCTGCACGCCCCGTCGCCCTGTACCCGGCTCAGCCTGTgctagctgggtgctgggcacgtggcaggaggtggtggggggcaccagtgaccgctggggagaggaggagcttccccatccgtgctgtgccgggtgctcatggggtccctcctgcccgtGGGGCCCCTGCAATGACACCTCCAGCATGAACGTCCCACCCTGTGAGGTCAACACGCCCCCAACCCCCAGGACCCACTTCCTTTTggtcccccaccagccccagcagcacacgcgtcctcctccccacctgaccctgcctcagcccaggctcctgccttccccccactgctcacagccacacacagacccccggccacccccttgcccagccgagggctgcggggactgtggggtactctgccctcaccctcatctctcccgtcgggggccttccactgcacggcggacacaggacaggtcgttggcgagtactctccaaactcctgcccagcagcaccgaggttctcctcgagatgctcccccagctctgggagcagcctcctttgtacccgctggggcgcccatgtcacaagcccacagtgacatcacagtGACACGGCCATCactgcccactgtgacacggcaatcccgtccctggggctggtgccaagaggtgccgtggggcccaggcgcgGCCACCAGGGAAACGGGGCATCACTCTCAGCACCTACTCTTAGCACAGCGGCGGGAGTGACCGCGGGCGCCGCgtgtcagcatctccctgtggggtttgcctgtccagctgtggcagctcctcgccccaagtccaagcgtgagccaggctgtgcatgtactcccagcaggcacatgcagacactcGCACACACGCGCATGCACCACGGGTGTGCGCGTGTGCGCGGACAGACACACggcgtgggctccagcacaggcctcaagcatccagcccccgtttggatccagcatccagcccccaaactacagcccgggaaggggaaaaataaagactagccctctgctctagcccaggcagacaccgtgcttgcaggctgccaagaggaatggggtctctgacttgctcagagagcagcggctgccggcacgtggggggacaccgtgaggaaggggtgagggcacgCGGCAGACACAAGTCGAGCTGCCGcacatcatctttggtttattatgcttcctaaaggagctcttgggcttgtgggtGGTCGTTGTGGCTCGCCGTCTCCCCGTGAACCTGCACTCGGTACATACATCCTCcgggtttccccagttgctctgcaCCTGGAATCTGATGTAGCGAAATGTCCTGGGAAGCTCCTTCTGTAAAGAAGTGGGGGGAGCCATCATTACGCAGGTGGCAAGAGCCACGGCATATCGCCAGAGTCCCCTCTGCCCGCGCTCCCTCTGCTGAGGACCAGGCGgcagccctgaggaaggaggaagccagGGCCACCAGACCTGCCTTTGCCAGGGCCACGGAGGAGCCCTCTGTGCCTAGAAAGCAAAGGCCTGGCCTCAGAGGTTTGCTGAGGGGAGCTGTGGAACTGGAGGCGCTTTGCTGCCCGGGCTGCCGCGGGTTGCAGGGagagtcccgctgaggggggaagACGTCTGCCGTCCTCCCTCCCGCCGTCTCCCCTGAGGGGGACTGTTTCccttcccggaccccttcccactgctcctttCTCTGCGCTACCCGAAGGAAAAGGAAGGCCCTTGCAAAGGTGGGGCAGCTGCCTCggccagcagagcaaagccccgTTTGCTCTCCCCTTGCCGTCTTCCCCGCAGGAGCATGGAGcgtgggagagcagaggctggctgGGGTGATCCTCCGCACTCTTTCCTCCAAGGACTTGCAGACAGCCCTGCCTTCTTCCCGAGCATCCTGCTGAAGCCTTGGACAGtggcaaattatgtaaataatgtgtaaggcAGTTATAAGCTTAACGATGAATTGTCATTTTCTTACCAAGGatatagctcttctgttcctcccaaaccttcctggaatacatcatccttagtccctgagaaaagcagtgtcaggatgatctgaaagactgtatttcaaagactgttttaataagactggCATGGTTGCCAGGGTCgtccctgataaagcagcaaacctgtgccctgaaactgaactttgcttcaaaatgaggagggggcacttccgcAGACgaccaccgacgaccaccagagacccccacgcaagcgcagaaggactgggaagaatgccaaggaagataagaagtaacgcttacataatctcatgaatatgtattagttaggcatggctttaggcgtggttttgctaattttgtactataaaggagagcctggaatttgtggcggtgtgcttgatttgtggaaaatatctaccctgcaccctgggcagaATAAAgccatgtctcctctctaaacatgcttgtttagtgtgtttcgagggcttaaaatcgacaacagtttttggcgacccagatgggaccacGGTGATTTGGGTTGGATTTTGCTCAGCTGCCAGCCGCTGCCGGGAGAGGATCGTGGgtcggactccagcgcgcaccggaGGAATTTTCCGGGGACTCCCCTTGCGATCTCCCGGTTGGTGGTGAGTAGCTGGTCAATATCCATGGGTGagacattgctatttttttttgggTTCCCCCGGGTAAGTCGTACCTGTAGTGGTACACTTCGGTGGGATATATTTGGTGATCTTTGGTAATCTTGGGCGACCGCAGTCTTGGTAATTTTCCCCGCGTTAGTACGGTGATGACCGGAGcatgggattttggtttggaataTTTTTGGCGACCACGGTCTTGGTTGGTAGTTTTCCCTGCATTAGTATGGTGATCACCGGAGCCCGGGATTTTAGTTTGGAATATTCTTGGCTGTTTTGGTCATTATTGTAAGGGATACTATAATTTTGTCTTACTTTATAAAAGGGTTTACAAATGGGGAATATAACTTCCGCGGAAGGCGGAATAATTAGACCTTCACCTTTAGGATGTATTTTGAGTCACTGGAGAAAATATGGGGGCGATCCACTtatgcaaaggaaattaataatgtatggtaatcaatggtggccaatgtatactTTAGAGGACCAAGAAAAATGGCCTGTCAATGGAACTTTAAATTATAATACTACTttgcagttaatgttattttgcagaagagaaggaaaatgggatgaggtgccgtatatggatttgtttttcattttgagaaatgaTTATAAAAGTCGAAAAGGTTGTGGGTCGGTAGCAAAAGATACGAATGTATTGGCGTTAGAAAAACAGGCAGAACGAGTGCCGAGACAGTGTTGTTCAGCACGTAGCATTGGAAAAAGGTGTAAAAAGCTTAAGGGGcctcctgaagaggaggaggatgtggattTATTAGTATCCCCAAGGGGGGAGATGGAGAAAGTTCGATGGGAAacagtgaagaagaggaaaatcatTTTAGTCCAGTAGCTAGGTGGACTAGGAAGGGAGGAGCGGCAGTACAAGCGCCTCTGAGACAGGCTGTGGGGCCAGAAGGGGCCCCGGTAGTTGTCAAAGTCCCTTTTTCCACGGCTGATTTAAGGCCATGGAAGGAAATGGCAAGGACTTACAGGGAAGATCCGGCAAAAGTGACTGAAGTGTTAGAAACTATAAGAGAAAACCATGGTCCTGATTGGCGAGACTTGCAGGTGATGTTGAATACTTTgttgacttatgaggagcggagaactgtttcacttaaagcaagagaggaagcagaaagggtCCATGCTCAGGACGCTCAAGCGGGTAGACTAGAGGATCATTTTCCTTCTACAAATCCTGGCTGGGACCCCAACAGTCAGGCACAGAGGCTCTTGCTTACTGAATATCAGAGACTTGTTTTATTTGGAGTCAAGAATGCTATACCTAAACCAAAGAACATTTCTAAGATCTATCAGGTAGCTCAAGGAAAAGACAAGACTCCTtcggccttttatgaaagattgtGTGAAGTTGCTAGAAAATGGACGGACCTAGATAATTTGActtttgttactttctttatAGGACAATTGAATCCAGATattagaagaaaactgcagaaaattgagGGTGGAGATGCGAGGTCTATCGATAAGTTGCTGGAAGTAGCGTGGAGAGTATATAATAAccgagaagaggaggaaaagacaagacaggagaaagaacaagctaaaaaggaaaattgaaaggcTCAGTTGTTGGCGGCGGCTATCgcagaggggaaacagaaacagTGGAAACGGGAATGGTTGGTTTAGACAGAATCGGGCACCAAGCAGAAATATTAGGAATGGGTTTAGACCTCCCCCGGAAGCCAGGTTTAAAACATCGATAGACAGAGGTCAATGTGCTTATTGTAAACAGAAAGGATATTGGAAAAGGGGGTGCCCGCTACttatgaacaaaaccaggtttcCGCAGAAGAGGGAGGATCCGCAAGCAGCGGATTTGCTGACTCTGGATCAGGATTCGGATTGATGGGGACCAGGGGAAGACTCGAAAGGTTCCCCAGCGGAACCCCTGGTTACAGTAGAgttggggaaagagaaattaaaaattttgatagATCCGGGAGCAACTTATTCAgtattaaatacatgtaaaggcaaATTGAGTAAACAAACCATGCCTGTTGTTGGGgcaacagggaaaagggaaatacgGCCTTTCCTTCAACCACTCAAATGTGGAATTGGGAATCGGGTATTTACCCATAAATTTTTATCTATCCCTAGTTGTCCGATGCCCTTGCTTGGGAGAGATGTCCTGagtaaattaaatgcacaaataacttttgaaaaaggagaaatacatgtgaatataccagaagataaagccttggaggCGCAAGTATTTGTGTTGCAGGAAACTATGGAAAAGACTGAAGAGATTCCGGAAATTGTGCTGGATGCTGTGAATCCGTTGGTATGGGCTTCAGGAGTTCCCGGAAGATCGCAGACTGCAGAACCAGTGGTAACTGCGTTAAAATCCGGAGCTGAACCGGTAAGATGGAAACAATATCCAATTAAACTAGAAGCTAGGAAAGGTTTGGAACctttaatagaaaaatgcttGATTTATGGATTATTACGTGAACGCCAATCAGGATTTAATACTCCAATTTTGCCAGTAAAGAAACCTCATACAGATGagtacagattggttcaagatttgagagcgaTAAATCAGATTGTTCAGGATGTAGTGTTCCTGTAGTGGCTAATCCCTATACCCTTTTGACAACTCTCAAGGAATCTGATCAGTGGTTTACAGTACTAGACTTAAAAGATGCATTCTGTTGTATACCATTGGACTTTGGAAGCCAGAAGTTACTTGCTTGTGAATGGGAGAACCCAAAGACTGGTCGGCAAACACAGGACTGTGCTCCCACAAGGATTTAAGAATAGACCAGCCATTTTTGGAAATCAGCTggcaaaagagctggaaaaatggcCACAGGATCATTCAGAGGTCGCTTTACTTCAGTATGTCGATGACATTCTTTTGGGAACTCGAACTCAGGAGGAAGCTATTCAATTTACAATCAGCCTTTTAAATTTCTTGGGATTGGCAGGATACACGGTATCTACGAAAAAGGCTCAGATCGCCCAACAAACTGTGACCTACCTGGGATTTACTATCGCTCAGGGCCAGCGGAGTCTGGGCCTGGAACGAAAAGAAGC
The genomic region above belongs to Calonectris borealis unplaced genomic scaffold, bCalBor7.hap1.2 HAP1_SCAFFOLD_215, whole genome shotgun sequence and contains:
- the LOC142077329 gene encoding uncharacterized protein LOC142077329, yielding MLEVSLQGPHGQEGPHEHPAQHGWGSSSSPQRSLVPPTTSCHVPSTQLAQAEPGTGRRGVQDPGQEAEAPGTDQGASQDSVQSSTPMGEIHQDLHDTIQKLNSKLGKHYAQMVAWLQEDKQQNEVLHQEIKQLEEALEQEEICQQQRKKEAEAPGTVLPEVVEAQLERDMLARRRGFIYWLQTLCLLLVGLQLAVGFALAAAVLYASWYDPELFYRLLLRVLCEETYAHLAYALGEILPVVSEGLLPF